One part of the Nomascus leucogenys isolate Asia unplaced genomic scaffold, Asia_NLE_v1 Super-Scaffold_3019, whole genome shotgun sequence genome encodes these proteins:
- the LMAN2 gene encoding vesicular integral-membrane protein VIP36 encodes MAAEGWISRWGWGRRCLGRPGLPGPGPGPTTPLFLVLLLGSVTADITDGNSEHLKREHSLIKPYQGVGSSSMPLWDFQGSTMLTSQYVRLTPDERSKEGSIWNHQPCFLKDWEMHVHFKVHGTGKKNLHGDGIALWYTRDRLVPGPVFGSKDNFHGLAIFLDTYPNDETTERVFPYISVMVNNGSLSYDHSKDGRWTELAGCTADFRNRDHDTFLAVRYSRGRLTVMTDLEDKNEWKNCIDITGVRLPTGYYFGASAGTGDLSDNHDIISMKLFQLMVEHTPDEESIDWTKIEPSVNFLKSPKDNVDDPTGNFRSGPLTGWRVFLLLLCALLGIVVCAVVGAVVFQKRQERNKRFY; translated from the exons ATGGCGGCGGAAGGCTGGATTTCGCGTTGGGGCTGGGGCCGGCGGTGCCTGGGAAGGCCTGGGCTTCCCGGCCCCGGCCCTGGCCCCACTACACctctctttcttgttttgttgttgggGTCTGTGACTGCGGATATAACTGACGGCAACAGTGAACATCTCAAGCGGGAGCATTCGCTCATTAAGCCCTACCAAG GGGTCGGTTCCAGCTCTATGCCCCTCTGGGACTTCCAGGGCAGCACTATGCTCACGAGCCAGTACGTACGTCTGACCCCTGACGAGCGCAGCAAAGAGGGCTCTATCTGGAACCACCAG ccctgctTCCTCAAGGACTGGGAAATGCACGTCCACTTCAAAGTCCACGGCACAGGGAAGAAGAACCTCCATGGAGACGGCATCGCCTTGTGGTACACCCGGGACCGTCTCGTGCCAG GGCCTGTGTTTGGAAGCAAAGATAACTTCCACGGCTTAGCCATCTTCCTGGACACCTACCCCAATGATGAGACCACCGAG CGCGTGTTCCCGTACATCTCGGTGATGGTGAACAATGGCTCCCTGTCCTACGACCACAGCAAGGATGGGCGCTGGACCGAGCTGGCGGGCTGCACGGCTGACTTCCGCAACCGCGATCACGACACCTTCCTGGCTGTGCGCTACTCCCGGGGCCGTCTGACG GTGATGACCGACCTGGAGGACAAGAACGAGTGGAAGAACTGCATTGACATCACGGGAGTGCGCCTGCCCACCGGCTACTACTTCGGGGCCTCCGCCGGCACCGGCGACCTGTCTG ACAATCATGACATCATCTCCATGAAGCTATTCCAGCTGATGGTGGAGCACACGCCCGACGAGGAGAGCATCGACTGGACCAAGATCGAGCCCAGCGTCAACTTCCTCAAGTCGCCCAAAG ACAACGTGGATGACCCCACGGGGAACTTCCGCAGCGGGCCCCTGACGGGGTGGCGGGtgttcctgctgctgctgtgcGCTCTCCTGGGCATCGTTGTCTGCGCCGTGGTGGGGGCCGTGGTGTTCCAGAAGCGGCAGGAGCGGAACAAGCGCTTCTACTGA